The genomic interval CCGCGACCAGGCAGGCCGGCGCCGCGGGCGGCCACGCTTCCCGGAGCCGGACCGCGTCCTTCGCGGTCGTGACCACCGTGCCCGCCGGGCCCGCCGCGGCCACGGCCGCCGCCACGTCGCCGGGCCCGAAGGCGTGGTGGTCGCCGTACGCGTGGAGCCGCACCCGCGCGCCCAGCCGCTCCAGCTGGGTGCGGAACGGTCCGGGCTCCCCGATGCCGCACAGCGCCACCACCTCGCGCCCGGCCAGCCACGTCGCAGCAAGCGGCGTGCCGCCCGCCAGCGGCACCAGGCGCGCGATCTCGAGGCCGGCGGCGACCCCGAGGCCCGAGCGCGTGAGCGGCGCGAGCCGCCGCGCCGTGGCCGCGGCGGCGTCCGCCGCCGCCGCCTTGTACGTTACGACGACGCCGTCGCCGCGTCCAAGCGCCCGGAGTCCCTCGCGCCACGGGCCGGCCGGCAACGGCCACATCGGGCCTCCCGCCGTCTCCGCGGCCACCACCACGAGCAGGGCGTCGGGGCGGACCGCCCGGTGCTGCAGGCAGTCGTCCAGCACCAGGGCCTCCGCGCCCCCGGCCACCGCGCGCTCGGCGCCGCGGCGCCGGTCGGGGTCCGCCACCACCACGGCCGCGGGCGTGCGCGCGCGATGCTCCCCGGCCTCGTCGCCGCCGCGATAGCCCCGGAGCAGGATGCCCGGCCGCGCACCGCGGCGCAGCAGCTCCCCGGCCAGGAACGCCGCCACCGGCGTCTTCCCGACCCCGCCGACCGCGAGGTTGCCGACCCCGAGCGCCGGCCGCGGCAGCGGCCACGAGCGCAGCACCCGCCGGTCGTACGCGGCGTTCCGCAGCGCGACCGCCGCCCGATAGGCCCCGGCCGGCACGAGCAGCAGTGCGCGCAGGACGCGGGCGAGCGGATCGGTGCCCCGCCACACCCGATGCGCGAGCCGGGCGCCGTCGGCCACGCTCACGCCACCAGGAGCGAGCGCGCCAGCTCCGCGGCGCGGACCGCGGCACCGGGGTTGCCCAGCCGCCGGCGCACCTCCGCGAGGGCCTCGAGCTGCGCGCGCCGCTCCGGGCTCGACGGATCCAGGAGCGGCCGCACGGCATCGGCGAGGGCGCCGGCCGTGACGGCGCCCTGGATGAACTCCGGGGCCACCTGCCGCTCCGCCACCAGGTTCACCATCCCGATCCAGGGCACGCGCACCAGGCGGCGCGCCAGCAGGTACGACAGCGGGTGCATCCGGTACGCCACGACCAGCGGCGTCCCGGCCACGGCCGCCTCCAGCGTGGAGGTGCCGGACTTGCACAGGGCGGCGTCCGCCGCGGAGAAGCACTCGCGCGGCCGCCCCGCGACCACGCGGATCGCGCCCGCCGAGGG from Gemmatimonadales bacterium carries:
- a CDS encoding tetraacyldisaccharide 4'-kinase; protein product: MADGARLAHRVWRGTDPLARVLRALLLVPAGAYRAAVALRNAAYDRRVLRSWPLPRPALGVGNLAVGGVGKTPVAAFLAGELLRRGARPGILLRGYRGGDEAGEHRARTPAAVVVADPDRRRGAERAVAGGAEALVLDDCLQHRAVRPDALLVVVAAETAGGPMWPLPAGPWREGLRALGRGDGVVVTYKAAAADAAAATARRLAPLTRSGLGVAAGLEIARLVPLAGGTPLAATWLAGREVVALCGIGEPGPFRTQLERLGARVRLHAYGDHHAFGPGDVAAAVAAAGPAGTVVTTAKDAVRLREAWPPAAPACLVAELAVRVTYGAEDLARLLDRIGRAAHPQPQREAAGVPPDPRMPQ